TTATATTGATGTAGCTAAATGGCATCTGTATTTAAACGATGCTCATCTACATACTGTTGTTGCCGAAAAAGTATATTCTCTTTTGGAAGAGGACTCTTTGGATGAAGATTCAGTTACCGCCATTTTGCAAGGTATTCCCGTTCAATTAGGCGGAGGAAAAACTGAATTATCCTTAAATGACTTATTGCCGAAGCAGTGCCAGGCTAATCTTTTAGATTTGCTAGAAGAGTATCAAAAAGATATGTAAAATATTTTCTACATACTGGATTGGATTTTTCCAGCTTATGTGATTAGTTGTTTGCCCTTCCTAGAGCCAGTTTGTACCTGCCAAAGGTTAGTATATACGCCCTCTTTAGCTAATAATTCTTCGTGGGTTCCCTGTTCAATCAGTTGACCGTATTCCATTACATAAATACAGTCAGAATGTCTGATGGTAGATAAACGATGGGCGATCGCAATTGTCGTACGATTTTGAGTGATTTTCTCTAAGGAACGAGCGATCGCTGCTTCTGTTTCGTTATCTACAGCCGAAGTTGCCTCATCCAAAATTAAGATTGGTGGATCTTTTAAAATGGCTCTGGCGATCGCAATTCTCTGTTTTTGTCCTCCAGAGAGCTTTTGCCCCCTTTCCCCCACAACGGTGTCATAACCTTGGGGCAATTCTCGAATAAATCGATCTGCTTCGGCAATTTTAGCTGCTTCAATAATTTTGTTTGTGCTGGCATCAGCAGAACCATAGCTAATATTTTCTCTGACAGTACCGTGAAACAAAAATACATCCTGGCTAACTAAACCAATTGCGCGACGCAGATCCCATAGCACTATGTCTTTAATATTTTTACCATCTACAGTAATATTGCCTGAGCGTATTTCATAGAGTCGTAACAGTAATTTAACTAAGGTACTTTTCCCCGAACCCGTGGCACCAACTATGGCAATAGTTTGACCTGCCCGAATATGCAGGGAAAGATTTTCGATTACAGGCTGTCTTTGATTATAAGCAAAGGTAATATTGTTGATGCTTACCTCTCCTCTAATGGTTGATAGTGGTAGAGCAATATCTCCTGAATGAATGGCAATAGGCGTATCCAATAAATCCATGACGCGAGTAATAGATGCCATTGCTCTTTGATAGAGGTCAAAGGTTTGTCCCAGACGGGTTAGGGGCCATAATAATCTCTGAGTTAGAAACACAAGTACGCTATATGTACTCACTGCCAATGTTCCTGATGCGGCTTGAAGACCACCATAAAGTAAAATTGCCGTAAAACCAGCTAAAATAACCAGACGAATTAAAGGAATAAAGGCTGCGGATAAGCGAATAGCCTTTTGATTGCTCTTCCTGTAGGCGTTGCTGTCCTGTCTTAAACGATCTATCTCATAAGTTTCTGTAGTAAAACTTTTGATTGTCGTAATTCCACTAAGATTATTAGATAATCGGGAGTTGAGTAAGCTTACCTTTTCTCTTACCTCTGCATATCTAGGTGCAAGCCATTTCTGAAACGCCACGGATCCCCAGATAATAAGCGGAATAGGAACGATTGCCATCCAGGCAATGTCGGGAGTCAAGATAAAGAATGAACCACCGATAACTAGTGCTGTAGTAATTACCTGAATAATTTCATTAGCACCAACGTCTAAGAATCTTTCTAGCTGATTGATATCATCATTAAGAACAGACAATAATGCCCCCGTGCTGTTTTCTTCAAAATAAGCCAACTCCAGGTCTTGAACATGGCTATAGGCATCTAAACGTATGTCATGTTGAACATCCTGTGCCAGATTACGCCATAGTCTTGTATAGGCATATTCAAATACTGACTCTAAGCCCCAGACAATTGCCGACAGTAAAGATAACACTACAAGCTGAGTAAAAATATCAGTAATACCAAAGCGAGCCATAATCGAGTCTTGCTTTTTTACTACCACATCCAGCGCAGCCCCAATGATGGCAGGGGGAGCAAGATCAAAAAGTTGGTTGAGGATAGAACATATTACAGCTTGCCAAATAATAGCTTTATATTTATCTCCATAGCGTAGCAATCGAGATAGAGGATGGTTCGGCGGTTCGGCTTTATTGCGGGGCATATTTAATCTGTAGTGTTTCACTTATGATTGAAAATTTAACAGATTTTAGTAACTCTTGGTAAGCTACGAATGTGTAATTAAACCATAAAAAATTCCCCCACCCAAAGGCAGGGGAACTAATTACTTAGTTACAAAGTAAATTGCGAATATCGCTAACCTACCCTACTACTTGTAGAAGCGATCAGGAATGCCGCATAGGTCAGAATATAACCCACCGTAAAGTGAGCTAAACCAATTACACGACCTTGAACGATAGACATAGCAACGGGCTTGTCTTTCCAGCGAACTAAGTTAGCTAGAGGAGTACGCTCGTGCGCCCAAACAATTGTTTCGATCAACTCTTGCCAATAACCACGCCAAGAGATGAGGAACATAAAACCAGTTGCCCAAACTAGGTGTCCAAAGAGGAACATCCAAGCCCAAACAGAAAGATTGTTTACACCGTAAGGGTTATAACCATTAATCAAAGAAGCTGAATAGCCCCATAAATAATCACGGAACCAACCCATAAGGTAGGTAGAGTTTTCGTTGAACTGAGCAACGTTACCCTGCCAGATACCAAGATGTTTCCAATGCCAGTAGAAGGTTACCCAACCCAAGGTATTGAGCATCCAGAATACGGCTAAGTAGAAGGAATCCCAAGCAGAGATATCACAAGTACCGCCACGTCCAGGGCCATCACAAGGGAAAGCAAAACCGAAGTCTTTTTTGTCTGGCATTAGTTTTGAACCGCGAGCATCTAAAGCACCTTTGACCAAGATCAAAGTAGTTGTGTGTAGACCCAGCGCGATCGCATGGTGAACCAAGAAATCTCCAGGTCCAATTGTTAAGAACAAAGAGTTGGTGCCACTGTTGATAGCATCCAACCAACCAGGCAGCCAAGCTGCACCAGTTTGAGCAATACTATCGGGGTTAGACAGTAAGGTATCAAAACCATAGAGAGCTTTACCAGAAGCAGCTTGAACAAACTGAGCGAATACAGGTTCGATCAAGATTTGCTTTTCAGGCGTACCAAAAGCTACTACCACATCATTGTGTACATACAAACTCAAGGTATGGAAACCAAGGAAGAGAGATACCCAGCTTAAGTGGGAAATAATCGCTTCTTTGTGATCCAAGACTCTTGACAGCACGTTATTTTTGTTTGCTTCAGGGTCATAATCTCTGACGAGGAAGATTGCACCATGAGCAAACGCACCAACCAACAAGAAACCAGCAATATATTGGTGGTGAGTATATAAAGCTGCTTGAGTGGTGTAGTCTCTGGCAATAAATGCGTAAGAGGGTAGGGAATACATATGTTGAGCTACCAAAGAAGTAACCGTTCCCAAACTAGCCAGGGCTAAAGCCAACTGGAAGTGGAGAGAGTTATTCAAGGTATCGTATATTCCCTTGTGTCCTTCACCTAAACCGCCTTGAGGTGGCTTGTGAGTTTCTAAAATCTCTTTGATACTATGACCAATACCGAAGTTAGTACGGTACATATGTCCAGCAATGATGAAGATTACTGCGATCGCCAAATGGTGATGAGCAATATCTGTCAACCAGAGAGACTCAGTTTGAGGATGGAAACCACCTAAGAAAGTTAAGATAGCTGTTCCTGCTCCCTCAGAAGTACCAAATATATGATTAGCACTATCAGGATTCTGAGCATACACGCCCCAGTTAAGACTAAAGAAAGGTCCTAAACCATCCGGATGAGGAGGAGTCGAAAGGAAGTTATCCCAACCTACGTGCTGTCCGCGAGATTCGGGGATAGCAACGTGAACTAGGTGTCCAGTCCATGCCAAAGAACTTACCCCAAACAAACCAGCTAGGTGATGGTTAAGGCGAGACTCAGCATTTTTAAACCAAGCTAGGCTAGGACGGAACTTGGGCTGTAAATGCAACCAACCAGCAAACAAGAAGACAGAAGAAAGAATCAATAAGAAAATCGATCCTTGATATAACTCTTGGTTGGTAGTCATCCCAATGGTATAAAACCAGTGGTATACACCAGAATAGGCAATGTTTACTGGATTAGAAGCACCACCTTGAGTAAAAGCATCAATTGCGCCTTTACCAAAGTGAGGATCCCAAATCGCATGGGCGATCGGGCTAGTGTTTAAAGGATCTTTTATCCACTGTTCAAAGTTACCTTGCCAAGCCACATGGAACAGAGTACCGGAAGTCCACAGAAAGATGATGGCGATATGACCAAAATGGGAGGCAAAAATCTTCTGGTAAAGATTTTCCTCGGTCATACCATCATGAAGCTCAAAGTCATGAGCAGTTGCAATTCCGTACCAGAGCCGACGAGTAGTCGGATCTTGGGCGAGATCCTGGCTAAATTTCGGGAATTTAGTTGCCATAGGTTATGGGTAGAATTCTCCTGTAGGGTGAAAAATGAGTTTAATATTGCTATTTTTTGCCACTCATTTTTGGCTTTTGGTTACCACCTTCAATATTAAATATTATCAGGCAGTAATTTTGTTAAAACACGGTTGTTAATACAAGTTATTAAACTTAAATTTTTCACCGTTAAGTTCTCTTTACTATTTATAATTTTGAACCAATAGTTCAAAGTTATAGTTAGACTGACCAATCATTCAAGACAACCTCAACTGAAAGCTTTAGCTATCCTGTCTGATTGGCACAATCAACACAAGACTCGTTTACAACGAGAGCGTCCTTGCTAAGAAGAATGCCCAAGTAGTAACAATTCCTCCTAAAAGATAGTGAGTTACACCCACAGCACGACCTTGAATAATACTCAAAGCGCGGGGTTGAATAGCTGGGGACACTTTTAGCTTGTTGTGAGCCCAAACAATAGACTCAATCAACTCTTGCCAGTAGCCACGTCCACTAAAGAGGAACATGAGACTAAAAGCAAAGACAAAGTGACCTGCTAAGAACATAAGTCCATAAGCAGATAAAGCCGAACCATAGCTATTGATAACTTGAGAAGCCTGCGCCCACAAGAAATCACGTAACCAGCCGTTAATACAAATTGCACTTTGAGCAAAGTTACCCGCCGTAATATGAGAGACTGTACCATCTGGTGCTACCGTTCCCCATACATCCGACTGCATCTTCCAACTAAAGTGGAAAATCACTACAGAGATGGAGTTATACATCCAGAACAAGCCTAGGAATACATGATCCCAAGCTGATACTTGACAAGTACCACCACGACCAGGTCCGTCACAAGGGAAGCGGAAACCAAGGTTGCCTTTATCTGGAACCAAGCGAGAACTACGAGCGTAGAGAACGCCTTTTAACAGAATCAAAGCAGTTACATGGATAGTAAATGCGTGGATGTGGTGAACCATAAAGTCAGCAGTACCCAAAGCAATAGGCATCATTGCTACTTTGCCACCAACTGCAACTACACCACCGCCAAAAGCATAGCTAACTGGCTCAAGAGCTGTAGGAGCAGTGTTCCCAGGAGCAAGAGTATGAATATTCTGTATCCACTGGGCAAAAATTGGCTGTAGCTGAATCGCCGTATCTGAGAACATATCTTGGGGACGACCCAAAGCTCTCATGGTGTCATTATGAATATATAAACCAAAGCTATGGAAGCCAAGGAAAATACAAACCCAATTAAGGTGAGAAATAATTGCATCGCGAACGCGAAGTACGCGGTCAACTACGTTATTTACATTCTTGGCTGGGTCGTAGTCACGCACCATATAAATAGCGGCGTGCGCTCCCGCACCAACAATGAAGAAGGCACCAATCCACATATGGTGAGTAAACAGCGATATTTGAGTAGCATAGTCGATCGCCATATAGGGATATGGAGGCATCGCG
This DNA window, taken from Pleurocapsa sp. FMAR1, encodes the following:
- the psaA gene encoding photosystem I core protein PsaA, whose protein sequence is MTISPQKEEAKVKVTVDVDPVPTSFEKWGKPGHFDRTLARGPKTTTWIWNLHADAHDFDSHTSDLEDISRKIFSAHFGHLAVVFVWLSGMYFHGARFSNYEAWLLDPTAIKPSAQVVWPIVGQDILNADVGGGFHGIQITSGFFYLWRASGFTNTTQLYATAMGGLVMAGLMIFAGWFHYHKRAPKLEWFQNVESMMNHHLAGLLGLGCLSWAGHQIHVSLPINKLLDAGVAPADIPLPHEFILNRALMTELYPSFAEGLRPFFTLNWGVYSDFLTFKGGLNPVTGGLWLSDTAHHHLALAVLFIIAGHMYRTNFGIGHSMKEILDGHKGDPLLFGGEGHRGLYEILTTSWHAQLAVNLAMLGSVTIIVAQHMYAMPPYPYMAIDYATQISLFTHHMWIGAFFIVGAGAHAAIYMVRDYDPAKNVNNVVDRVLRVRDAIISHLNWVCIFLGFHSFGLYIHNDTMRALGRPQDMFSDTAIQLQPIFAQWIQNIHTLAPGNTAPTALEPVSYAFGGGVVAVGGKVAMMPIALGTADFMVHHIHAFTIHVTALILLKGVLYARSSRLVPDKGNLGFRFPCDGPGRGGTCQVSAWDHVFLGLFWMYNSISVVIFHFSWKMQSDVWGTVAPDGTVSHITAGNFAQSAICINGWLRDFLWAQASQVINSYGSALSAYGLMFLAGHFVFAFSLMFLFSGRGYWQELIESIVWAHNKLKVSPAIQPRALSIIQGRAVGVTHYLLGGIVTTWAFFLARTLSL
- a CDS encoding DUF3181 family protein, which codes for MASTQQIENLAAQIGENVYIDVAKWHLYLNDAHLHTVVAEKVYSLLEEDSLDEDSVTAILQGIPVQLGGGKTELSLNDLLPKQCQANLLDLLEEYQKDM
- a CDS encoding ABC transporter ATP-binding protein, with product MPRNKAEPPNHPLSRLLRYGDKYKAIIWQAVICSILNQLFDLAPPAIIGAALDVVVKKQDSIMARFGITDIFTQLVVLSLLSAIVWGLESVFEYAYTRLWRNLAQDVQHDIRLDAYSHVQDLELAYFEENSTGALLSVLNDDINQLERFLDVGANEIIQVITTALVIGGSFFILTPDIAWMAIVPIPLIIWGSVAFQKWLAPRYAEVREKVSLLNSRLSNNLSGITTIKSFTTETYEIDRLRQDSNAYRKSNQKAIRLSAAFIPLIRLVILAGFTAILLYGGLQAASGTLAVSTYSVLVFLTQRLLWPLTRLGQTFDLYQRAMASITRVMDLLDTPIAIHSGDIALPLSTIRGEVSINNITFAYNQRQPVIENLSLHIRAGQTIAIVGATGSGKSTLVKLLLRLYEIRSGNITVDGKNIKDIVLWDLRRAIGLVSQDVFLFHGTVRENISYGSADASTNKIIEAAKIAEADRFIRELPQGYDTVVGERGQKLSGGQKQRIAIARAILKDPPILILDEATSAVDNETEAAIARSLEKITQNRTTIAIAHRLSTIRHSDCIYVMEYGQLIEQGTHEELLAKEGVYTNLWQVQTGSRKGKQLIT
- the psaB gene encoding photosystem I core protein PsaB, with the protein product MATKFPKFSQDLAQDPTTRRLWYGIATAHDFELHDGMTEENLYQKIFASHFGHIAIIFLWTSGTLFHVAWQGNFEQWIKDPLNTSPIAHAIWDPHFGKGAIDAFTQGGASNPVNIAYSGVYHWFYTIGMTTNQELYQGSIFLLILSSVFLFAGWLHLQPKFRPSLAWFKNAESRLNHHLAGLFGVSSLAWTGHLVHVAIPESRGQHVGWDNFLSTPPHPDGLGPFFSLNWGVYAQNPDSANHIFGTSEGAGTAILTFLGGFHPQTESLWLTDIAHHHLAIAVIFIIAGHMYRTNFGIGHSIKEILETHKPPQGGLGEGHKGIYDTLNNSLHFQLALALASLGTVTSLVAQHMYSLPSYAFIARDYTTQAALYTHHQYIAGFLLVGAFAHGAIFLVRDYDPEANKNNVLSRVLDHKEAIISHLSWVSLFLGFHTLSLYVHNDVVVAFGTPEKQILIEPVFAQFVQAASGKALYGFDTLLSNPDSIAQTGAAWLPGWLDAINSGTNSLFLTIGPGDFLVHHAIALGLHTTTLILVKGALDARGSKLMPDKKDFGFAFPCDGPGRGGTCDISAWDSFYLAVFWMLNTLGWVTFYWHWKHLGIWQGNVAQFNENSTYLMGWFRDYLWGYSASLINGYNPYGVNNLSVWAWMFLFGHLVWATGFMFLISWRGYWQELIETIVWAHERTPLANLVRWKDKPVAMSIVQGRVIGLAHFTVGYILTYAAFLIASTSSRVG